Proteins encoded by one window of Phenylobacterium soli:
- a CDS encoding NYN domain-containing protein produces the protein MFQPVSESLPNRPAYMFVDGACLQEMIQAASERYLEPGFVFEIDYRALRGTHAKVYYYDAIPRSGADASDEQIEAKAQELGLIGRQDGYHVRSGEAVRRKKAWTQKMVDVQLAVDMMSLAARGMYSSATLITGDLDFKPLVDALVDLGLDITLIYPAGHTNNDLIAAADRAVEANVDWFFACATQRFLKAYPSPQYQFNHRATDMRPAAPGELVHAWQADGWGECRLLSRDGLYEVITSEIPEDPHHFLWTRFDRIARGRLWTLARFGLVLPEEVTG, from the coding sequence ATGTTTCAACCTGTCTCAGAGAGCCTGCCCAACCGCCCCGCCTATATGTTTGTCGACGGCGCCTGCCTGCAGGAAATGATTCAAGCGGCGTCAGAGCGATATCTTGAGCCGGGTTTCGTGTTCGAGATCGACTACCGCGCCCTGCGCGGCACGCACGCCAAGGTCTACTACTACGACGCAATTCCGCGGTCGGGGGCCGACGCCAGCGACGAGCAGATCGAGGCGAAGGCCCAAGAGCTGGGGCTCATCGGTCGCCAGGATGGCTATCACGTCCGCAGCGGCGAGGCGGTCAGGCGCAAGAAAGCCTGGACGCAGAAGATGGTCGACGTTCAGCTGGCCGTCGACATGATGAGCTTGGCGGCGCGGGGCATGTATAGCTCTGCGACCCTCATCACCGGTGATCTCGACTTTAAGCCGCTCGTGGACGCGCTGGTGGACCTGGGGCTCGACATCACGCTGATCTACCCGGCGGGGCACACCAACAACGACCTGATTGCAGCCGCCGATCGTGCTGTGGAAGCGAACGTCGATTGGTTCTTCGCCTGCGCCACGCAGCGATTCCTGAAGGCTTATCCGAGCCCTCAATATCAGTTCAACCATCGCGCCACGGATATGCGACCGGCCGCTCCCGGTGAGCTCGTCCACGCTTGGCAAGCTGATGGTTGGGGCGAATGCCGCCTGCTATCGCGCGATGGCCTCTATGAGGTGATCACCAGCGAAATCCCCGAGGACCCGCATCATTTCCTGTGGACGCGGTTCGATCGGATCGCCCGGGGGAGACTTTGGACGCTGGCCAGGTTCGGCCTAGTCCTCCCCGAGGAGGTCACCGGCTAA
- a CDS encoding helicase has protein sequence MRLPELSRRAVMGGTSLIALAPKHAAAAPAASDETVRWCARWLSLDARIARLQTRWGQLETWLAREHRWFSLTPEQQQALPWARELHDIDGCLDTLFEQRAALMERVPPAGAPDLSSIIARLAVAERLTWQEDHPEAHALIVGSLLDLRAMFQQG, from the coding sequence TTGCGCCTGCCCGAGTTGTCCCGCCGCGCCGTCATGGGCGGGACGTCCCTGATCGCGCTTGCCCCAAAGCACGCCGCGGCGGCGCCGGCCGCATCGGACGAGACCGTCCGGTGGTGCGCCCGCTGGCTGAGCTTGGACGCGCGCATCGCGCGCCTCCAGACGCGCTGGGGCCAGCTGGAGACGTGGCTCGCCAGGGAACATCGCTGGTTCAGCCTCACGCCTGAGCAGCAGCAAGCGCTACCCTGGGCGCGCGAGCTGCACGACATCGACGGATGCCTCGATACCTTGTTCGAGCAACGCGCGGCCCTGATGGAACGCGTGCCGCCGGCTGGCGCGCCGGATCTGTCCTCCATCATCGCAAGGCTGGCGGTGGCGGAGCGCCTGACCTGGCAAGAGGACCACCCCGAGGCCCACGCCCTCATCGTCGGGTCCCTTCTGGATCTCCGCGCAATGTTTCAACAGGGCTGA
- a CDS encoding ParB/RepB/Spo0J family partition protein, producing the protein MTQQIEVIHQDGDVIDVPLNRLKRSPRNARRTPHAQADIEALAASIAVKGVLQAPVVEPETDGEGRPTGGYLVTIGEGRRLALGLLAQRKRIKKTAPVRCVVDLSHDPHEISLDENVTRAGMHPADQFEAFRRLAEDRGLSAEEIGARFGVSAQVVRQRLRLGAVNPVLMELYRAGELTLDQMMAFAVSEDHDRQAQVLDQLGAHRPPYLIRRAMTEAKVSAGDRRAVFIGAEAYGEAGGTILRDLFTEDGGGWFEDPALLDRLVADKLDGIAEAVRLKEGWKWAEPHIDFPRALGLARVYPHPVARSEEETAQIAALSEEYDALVSQWDAVEELPPEIEARFKEIDAALDAFGDGTAYDPQEIARGGVFVILGQDGVARIERGLIRPEDLPAPEPEPEVGETEVRAEGEGGEPAPEGEEPEEDCGAPLSERLVLDLTAQRTLALGDALAANATVALSAVVHALALSAFYPAYERPTCLEIKSVSADLDGHAPGIDDTRAGRSVAERHAAWAGRVPKAADDLWSFVQGLTATDLLDLLAHCASLTVNAVRAPFDRKPGAWAHADRLAEAVDLDMTGYWTPTVASYLGRVTKGRIAEAVREAVSDEAAERIGGLKKSDMASEAEALLAGTGWLPPLLRKPVPVQPAPELQPEASNLTEQAA; encoded by the coding sequence ATGACCCAGCAGATCGAAGTCATCCATCAGGACGGCGACGTCATCGACGTGCCGCTCAACAGGCTGAAGAGGTCGCCGCGCAACGCGCGGCGGACCCCGCATGCGCAGGCCGACATCGAGGCCCTGGCCGCCAGCATCGCGGTGAAGGGCGTCCTCCAGGCACCGGTGGTGGAGCCCGAGACGGACGGGGAGGGGCGGCCGACCGGCGGCTATCTCGTCACCATCGGGGAAGGACGCCGCCTCGCCCTGGGCCTCTTGGCCCAGCGCAAGCGGATCAAGAAGACCGCGCCGGTGCGCTGCGTGGTGGACCTCAGCCACGACCCGCACGAGATCAGTCTGGACGAGAACGTCACCCGCGCGGGCATGCACCCGGCCGACCAGTTCGAGGCGTTCCGGCGGCTCGCCGAGGATCGTGGCCTGTCGGCCGAGGAGATCGGCGCCCGCTTCGGCGTGTCGGCCCAGGTGGTGCGCCAGCGGCTTCGCCTCGGCGCCGTGAATCCGGTCCTGATGGAGCTCTACCGGGCGGGCGAACTGACCCTCGACCAGATGATGGCCTTCGCGGTCAGCGAGGACCACGACCGCCAAGCCCAGGTTCTGGACCAGCTGGGCGCGCACCGCCCACCCTACCTGATCCGCCGCGCCATGACCGAGGCGAAGGTGTCGGCCGGCGACCGGCGCGCCGTGTTCATCGGCGCGGAGGCCTACGGCGAGGCGGGCGGGACCATCCTCCGCGACCTCTTCACCGAGGACGGCGGGGGCTGGTTCGAGGACCCGGCGCTCCTGGACCGGCTGGTCGCCGACAAGTTGGACGGGATCGCCGAGGCGGTCCGGCTGAAGGAGGGGTGGAAGTGGGCGGAGCCCCACATCGACTTCCCGCGCGCGCTCGGCTTGGCCCGCGTCTATCCGCATCCGGTGGCGCGGTCGGAGGAAGAGACGGCGCAGATCGCCGCGCTGTCGGAGGAGTACGACGCCCTGGTCAGCCAGTGGGACGCCGTCGAGGAGCTTCCGCCCGAGATCGAGGCGCGCTTCAAGGAGATCGACGCGGCCCTCGACGCCTTCGGCGACGGGACGGCCTACGATCCGCAGGAGATCGCGCGCGGCGGGGTGTTCGTCATCCTCGGCCAGGACGGTGTGGCCCGCATCGAGCGGGGCCTGATCCGGCCCGAGGACCTGCCTGCGCCCGAGCCTGAGCCCGAGGTCGGTGAGACTGAGGTCCGCGCGGAGGGGGAGGGGGGCGAGCCCGCCCCGGAGGGCGAGGAGCCGGAGGAGGACTGCGGCGCGCCGCTCTCCGAACGGCTGGTCCTCGATCTTACCGCCCAGCGCACCCTGGCCCTGGGGGACGCCCTGGCGGCCAACGCCACGGTGGCGCTCTCGGCGGTGGTCCACGCCCTGGCCCTGTCCGCCTTCTACCCGGCCTACGAGCGGCCGACCTGCCTGGAGATCAAGAGCGTGTCCGCCGACCTCGACGGCCATGCGCCGGGCATCGACGACACCCGCGCCGGACGCAGCGTCGCTGAGCGGCATGCGGCCTGGGCGGGCCGCGTTCCGAAGGCGGCGGATGACCTCTGGTCGTTCGTGCAGGGGCTGACCGCCACGGACCTGCTCGACCTCCTGGCGCACTGCGCGAGCCTGACGGTCAACGCGGTGCGGGCGCCCTTCGACCGCAAGCCCGGCGCCTGGGCGCACGCGGACCGGCTGGCGGAGGCCGTGGACCTCGACATGACCGGCTACTGGACGCCCACCGTGGCGAGCTATTTGGGCCGCGTCACCAAGGGCCGGATCGCCGAGGCGGTGCGCGAGGCGGTGTCGGACGAGGCCGCCGAGCGGATCGGCGGCCTGAAGAAGTCCGACATGGCGAGCGAGGCCGAGGCGTTGTTGGCGGGGACGGGCTGGCTACCTCCGCTGCTGCGCAAGCCGGTCCCGGTTCAGCCCGCGCCGGAGCTTCAGCCGGAAGCGTCGAACCTGACCGAACAGGCCGCGTGA
- a CDS encoding DUF736 domain-containing protein, which yields MATIGTFSMDDAGNYNGAIKTLTLNVKQAAFRKVEKDNDKAPDFRIFAGQTEFGAAWKKTSRENRDYLSVKLDDPSFPAPIYASLVDAPDGEHGSGYSLIWSRSRQAD from the coding sequence ATGGCGACCATCGGCACCTTCAGCATGGACGACGCCGGCAACTACAACGGCGCGATCAAGACCCTCACCCTCAACGTCAAGCAGGCGGCCTTCCGCAAGGTCGAGAAGGACAACGACAAGGCCCCCGACTTCCGCATCTTCGCCGGCCAGACCGAGTTCGGCGCCGCCTGGAAGAAGACCTCCCGCGAGAACCGGGACTACCTCTCGGTCAAGCTGGACGATCCGAGTTTCCCGGCCCCGATCTACGCCAGCCTCGTCGACGCCCCGGATGGCGAACATGGGTCGGGCTACAGCCTGATCTGGTCGCGCAGCCGCCAGGCCGACTGA
- a CDS encoding ArdC family protein — MTRLNETSRPDSKPDLYTRVTNAIVADLERGVRPWTRPWSAEHLAGRITRPLRHGGEPYSGINIVLLWAEAVAHGFTAPIWMTFRQALALGAHVRKGEHGATVVYANRFTRTETGDDGRDVEREIPFLKAYTVFNVEQVEGLPAHFYAVAEPKLDVSARIAHAEAFFAALGADIRHGGTQAYYAMGPDYVQLPPFECFCDPQSYYATAAHECTHWTRHPTRLDRDFGRQRWGDDGYAREELVAELGAAFLCADLGLELSPREDHAAYLDSWLQVLKGDKRFIFTAAAHAQRACEHLHGRQPGAQRSAL; from the coding sequence ATGACGCGCCTCAACGAGACCTCGCGCCCGGACTCCAAGCCGGACCTCTACACCCGGGTCACCAACGCCATCGTCGCCGATCTCGAGCGCGGCGTGCGTCCCTGGACCAGGCCCTGGTCGGCCGAGCACCTGGCCGGCCGCATCACCCGGCCGCTCCGCCACGGCGGCGAACCCTACAGCGGCATCAACATCGTCCTATTGTGGGCCGAAGCCGTCGCCCACGGGTTCACCGCCCCGATCTGGATGACCTTCCGCCAGGCGCTGGCGCTCGGGGCGCACGTCCGCAAGGGCGAGCATGGCGCGACGGTGGTCTACGCCAACCGCTTCACCCGCACCGAAACGGGCGATGACGGGCGTGACGTCGAGCGGGAGATCCCGTTCCTCAAGGCCTACACGGTGTTCAATGTCGAGCAGGTCGAGGGCCTGCCGGCGCACTTCTACGCCGTCGCCGAACCGAAGCTCGATGTGTCGGCCCGGATCGCCCACGCCGAGGCCTTCTTTGCCGCCCTGGGCGCCGACATCCGCCACGGCGGAACCCAGGCCTACTACGCCATGGGGCCCGACTACGTGCAGCTGCCGCCCTTCGAGTGCTTCTGCGATCCGCAGAGCTACTACGCGACGGCGGCGCACGAGTGCACGCACTGGACCCGTCATCCCACGCGCCTCGACCGCGACTTCGGGCGCCAGCGCTGGGGCGACGACGGCTACGCCCGCGAGGAGCTGGTCGCGGAACTCGGCGCGGCCTTCCTCTGCGCCGATCTCGGGCTGGAACTCAGCCCGCGCGAAGACCATGCGGCCTATCTCGACAGCTGGCTGCAGGTGCTGAAGGGCGACAAGCGCTTCATCTTCACCGCTGCGGCGCACGCTCAGCGCGCCTGCGAGCACCTGCACGGGCGGCAGCCCGGCGCGCAACGATCGGCCCTCTGA
- a CDS encoding tyrosine-type recombinase/integrase — translation MADGEPLTLMDGKLHVYRRENSRYWQCSTYLDGRNLRQSTRQENLALAAEFARDWYMDRYTEHRVRSRGGEIVAAEEARLRRARLPGPKGRSHTFKEAAEGFLAEYQVLTFGERNAVYVEGKGRHVRLRLEPFFGRTPLHRMTAGRIQAYRVSRMTPPEDGDVKDWRPPARSTLHQELVTLRQILKWANRQGWIHALPDMSAPYRQSGKVSHRAWFSPEEYKRLYEATRERARAPKAERWRAQCEKLHDYVLFMANTGLRPDEASRLQFRDVSTVTEPATGERILQIEVRGKRGVGYCKSMPGAVLPFERLATRGAPAQSDLIFGKVQRELFNTVLGELGLKHDREGNVRTAYSLRHTYICLRLMEGADIYQIAKNCRTSVEMIEKFYAAHIASTIDAAAVNVRKAQTRPSRAWQPSATKAPAAPKTSARRSRPRRSSSPASDASPG, via the coding sequence ATGGCCGACGGTGAGCCACTGACGCTCATGGACGGCAAGCTCCACGTCTATCGGCGGGAGAACAGCCGCTACTGGCAATGCTCGACGTACCTGGATGGCCGCAACCTTCGCCAGTCCACACGTCAGGAGAACCTGGCTCTGGCGGCCGAGTTCGCCCGCGACTGGTACATGGACCGCTACACCGAGCACAGGGTCCGCAGCCGCGGCGGCGAGATTGTCGCCGCTGAGGAAGCCCGTCTGCGCCGGGCGCGGCTGCCGGGTCCAAAGGGGCGTAGCCACACCTTCAAGGAAGCCGCCGAGGGCTTCCTTGCCGAATATCAGGTCTTGACCTTTGGCGAGCGCAACGCGGTCTATGTCGAAGGAAAGGGGCGGCACGTCCGCCTACGGCTCGAGCCCTTCTTCGGGCGAACGCCGCTCCACCGGATGACCGCAGGCCGCATCCAGGCCTATCGGGTCAGCCGTATGACGCCGCCGGAAGACGGCGACGTCAAGGACTGGCGGCCGCCCGCCAGGAGCACCCTCCATCAGGAACTGGTCACCCTGCGCCAGATCCTCAAGTGGGCGAACCGCCAGGGCTGGATCCACGCGCTGCCGGACATGAGCGCGCCTTACCGGCAGTCGGGGAAGGTCTCGCACCGCGCCTGGTTCTCGCCCGAGGAGTACAAGCGGCTCTACGAGGCCACCCGCGAGCGGGCCCGCGCGCCGAAGGCCGAACGCTGGCGCGCCCAGTGCGAGAAGCTGCACGACTATGTGCTGTTCATGGCCAACACCGGGCTGCGCCCCGACGAGGCGTCGCGGCTGCAGTTCCGCGACGTCTCGACGGTCACCGAGCCCGCGACCGGCGAGCGCATCCTGCAGATCGAGGTGCGGGGCAAGCGCGGCGTCGGCTATTGCAAGAGCATGCCGGGCGCGGTCCTGCCGTTCGAGCGGCTCGCCACGCGCGGCGCGCCGGCCCAGAGCGACCTGATCTTCGGCAAGGTCCAGCGGGAGCTCTTCAACACCGTGCTGGGCGAGCTCGGCCTCAAGCACGACCGGGAGGGCAACGTACGGACCGCCTACAGCCTGAGGCACACCTACATCTGCCTGCGGCTGATGGAAGGGGCGGACATCTACCAGATCGCCAAGAACTGCCGCACCAGCGTCGAGATGATCGAGAAGTTCTACGCCGCCCATATCGCCAGCACGATCGACGCGGCGGCCGTCAATGTCAGGAAGGCGCAGACGCGTCCGTCGCGGGCTTGGCAGCCGTCGGCTACGAAGGCTCCGGCGGCTCCAAAGACCTCGGCGCGGCGGTCGCGCCCGCGTCGATCTTCATCTCCCGCGTCGGATGCGTCGCCGGGGTGA
- a CDS encoding type IV secretory system conjugative DNA transfer family protein produces MIGRYIVCAVYLVLGFAIGQIPGAMAGWFIDTVVGAGHVWRPIAVYGGGALGALIAFGNWSRRNPPGAKTVHGSAQFATTAYVRQTLADAEGLIVGRERRRGGRLLRHGGSGHLLTIAPTRSGKGVGAIIPNLLAGDRSVFCLDPKGENTVVTYAARTRFGPVHVLDPFGVTGMPQARYNPLDLLDPENPDLIEDAAVLAEALVYDPPAHLGEAHWNEEAKALIAGLMLHVACSRPPAERTLAAVRDLLSGSPDEFDATLAEMQRSAGAGGLVRRAANRHLSKSDREAAGVLSSAQRHTHFLDSVRINAAMAGSDFRFSDLKASRCTVFLVLPPDRIDTYARWLRLLVAQALRELARAPDRHARPVLFLLDEFATLGRLEPIERAFGLMAGYGVQLWAILQDMHQLWGAYGERAGTFLSNASLLQVFNVADYETADWISKSLGATTVAYETGGTSVSRAPNQLFSTHGSSTSTHLARRELLTPDEVMRLHPLLEILFRPGEPPVLAQKVRYYLDPEFRGLFTPATHPTREMKIDAGATAAPRSLEPPEPS; encoded by the coding sequence ATGATCGGCCGCTACATCGTCTGCGCCGTCTACCTTGTGCTGGGGTTCGCCATCGGCCAGATCCCCGGCGCGATGGCCGGCTGGTTCATCGATACGGTGGTGGGCGCCGGTCACGTCTGGCGGCCCATCGCCGTCTACGGCGGCGGCGCGCTGGGCGCCCTGATCGCGTTCGGCAACTGGAGCCGTCGCAACCCCCCTGGCGCAAAGACGGTCCATGGCTCCGCCCAGTTTGCGACGACGGCCTATGTCCGGCAGACGCTCGCCGACGCCGAGGGGCTGATCGTTGGCCGCGAACGCCGCCGCGGCGGGCGCCTGCTCCGACACGGCGGATCGGGTCATCTGCTGACCATCGCGCCGACCCGCTCCGGGAAAGGCGTGGGCGCCATCATCCCGAACCTGCTCGCCGGTGATCGTTCGGTGTTCTGCCTCGATCCCAAGGGCGAGAACACCGTCGTGACCTATGCGGCTCGGACGCGGTTCGGACCGGTCCATGTGCTCGACCCGTTCGGCGTCACCGGCATGCCGCAGGCCCGCTACAATCCGCTCGACCTGCTCGACCCGGAGAACCCGGACCTGATCGAGGACGCCGCGGTGCTCGCCGAGGCGCTGGTCTACGATCCGCCGGCGCACCTCGGCGAAGCGCACTGGAACGAGGAGGCCAAGGCGCTGATCGCCGGCCTCATGCTGCACGTGGCCTGCAGCCGCCCGCCCGCCGAACGGACCCTGGCTGCGGTCCGTGACCTGCTGAGCGGCAGCCCGGACGAGTTCGACGCGACGCTCGCGGAGATGCAGAGGAGCGCAGGCGCCGGCGGCCTCGTCCGCCGCGCCGCCAATCGGCACCTCTCCAAGAGCGACCGCGAAGCCGCCGGCGTATTGTCGTCGGCGCAACGCCACACGCACTTCCTCGACAGCGTCCGCATCAACGCCGCGATGGCGGGAAGCGACTTCCGCTTCTCGGACCTGAAGGCCTCCCGATGCACGGTGTTCCTGGTCCTACCGCCGGACCGCATCGACACCTATGCGCGATGGCTCCGGCTGCTCGTCGCCCAGGCGCTGCGCGAACTCGCGCGAGCCCCGGACCGCCACGCGCGCCCGGTGCTCTTCCTGCTCGACGAGTTCGCCACCCTGGGGCGGCTCGAGCCCATCGAGCGCGCCTTCGGACTGATGGCCGGCTACGGCGTGCAGCTCTGGGCGATCCTGCAGGACATGCACCAGCTGTGGGGCGCCTACGGCGAGCGGGCCGGCACCTTCCTGTCCAACGCGAGCCTGCTGCAGGTCTTCAACGTCGCCGACTACGAGACCGCCGACTGGATCTCGAAGTCCCTCGGGGCGACGACCGTGGCGTACGAGACCGGCGGGACGAGCGTCTCGCGCGCGCCCAACCAGCTCTTCAGCACCCACGGGTCATCGACGAGCACCCACCTGGCGCGGCGCGAGCTGTTGACCCCCGACGAGGTGATGCGGCTGCATCCCTTGCTGGAGATCCTGTTCCGGCCCGGCGAGCCGCCCGTCCTGGCCCAGAAGGTCCGTTATTACCTCGATCCCGAGTTCCGCGGCCTGTTCACCCCGGCGACGCATCCGACGCGGGAGATGAAGATCGACGCGGGCGCGACCGCCGCGCCGAGGTCTTTGGAGCCGCCGGAGCCTTCGTAG
- a CDS encoding conjugal transfer protein TraD, protein MERRERTHRLIELGGLVQKSGLAERVGDDRATLYGALLSLVDRLSSDERETTLALWRRRGRRAFDQEQAQKAAVQGPPSAAP, encoded by the coding sequence GTGGAACGACGCGAGCGGACGCACCGCCTCATCGAGCTGGGCGGGCTGGTGCAGAAGTCCGGTCTTGCCGAGCGCGTCGGCGACGATCGCGCGACGCTCTACGGCGCGCTGCTCTCGCTCGTGGACCGTCTTTCGTCGGACGAGCGGGAGACGACATTGGCGCTGTGGCGGCGGCGCGGCCGACGCGCCTTCGACCAAGAGCAGGCGCAGAAGGCGGCGGTCCAGGGCCCGCCGTCGGCCGCGCCATGA
- a CDS encoding conjugal transfer protein TraD codes for MRKPRNIDAELRALADKAKGLKARKITQLGELVVATGADNLDADTLAGALLSALEEHDADAKEAWRRKGAAFFQHARRSGAPRNRTPEHAPRAS; via the coding sequence ATGCGCAAACCCCGCAACATCGACGCCGAACTTCGGGCGCTCGCCGACAAGGCCAAGGGGCTCAAGGCCCGCAAGATCACGCAGCTCGGCGAGCTCGTCGTGGCGACCGGGGCCGACAACCTGGACGCCGACACCTTGGCCGGTGCGCTGCTGAGCGCCCTCGAAGAACATGATGCGGACGCGAAGGAGGCGTGGCGCCGCAAGGGCGCCGCCTTCTTTCAGCACGCACGGCGCAGCGGCGCGCCGCGCAACCGAACTCCAGAGCACGCTCCGCGCGCTTCGTAG
- the traA gene encoding Ti-type conjugative transfer relaxase TraA, whose amino-acid sequence MAIYHFSAKVISRANGSSALAAAAYRSASRLNDERLGRHHDFTNKAGVVHSEVLLPEGAPARWRDRETLWNEVEAGERRRDAQLAREVEFAIPREINQAEGIQLARDFVQRAFVDRGMVADLNVHWDVAADGTPKPHAHVMLTMREASPEGFGQKARAWNRTELLVSWREAWADHVNARLAALDIDAAVDHRSLKDQGIDLEPQNKVGAAASGRAERGELAERLAEHREIARRNGEVLAATPSVGLDAISRQQSTFTDHDLMRFAHRHTDDAEQFQRALSAMRTSPERVALGKDGAGRERFTTRDMLAVEQRLEDAAERLAGRSGHGVDGAGPYGRAAALGSEQAAALAHVTSGHDLALVVGYAGSGKSAMLGAARDAWEAQGLTVCGAALSGIAGESLEGGSGIRSRTLASLEHSWANDRDRLGPNDVLVVDEAGMVGSRQMERVLGAAERAGAKVVLVGDVEQLQAIEAGAAFRALAERHGAAEITEVRRQTADWQRQATREFATGRTSQALERYAEQGAVVEHATRAEARAGVVAGWDQARAAHPDARQIILAHTRADVAELNGLARQRLRASGHLGEDHLIETERGERAFAVGDRVMFLRNERSLGVKNGSLGVVEQIEGGSLAVRLDGPDARVIAFSTWAYAHIDHGYAATIHKSQGVTVDRAHLLATGGLDRHATYVAMTRHRTEAILHYAREDFRSRGELTSTLSRERPKDTTLDYLDRYAARRGLEPEGPATRRADRFVAAWNEAKRQAARAGDDVAAQRAADRFFGALAVQLHRDPELRQALASRRSELGLERGRPQRRLGDDLLRAVGRDRGLDRER is encoded by the coding sequence ATGGCGATCTATCACTTCTCCGCGAAGGTGATCAGCCGCGCCAACGGCTCGAGCGCGTTGGCGGCGGCCGCCTATCGGTCGGCCTCGCGCCTCAACGATGAACGGCTCGGCCGGCATCACGACTTCACCAACAAGGCCGGCGTCGTTCATTCGGAAGTGCTGCTGCCGGAGGGCGCGCCGGCACGATGGCGGGATCGCGAGACGCTGTGGAACGAGGTCGAGGCCGGTGAGCGCCGCAGGGACGCGCAGCTCGCCCGCGAGGTGGAATTCGCCATCCCGCGGGAGATAAACCAGGCCGAGGGGATTCAGCTGGCCCGCGATTTCGTGCAGCGCGCGTTCGTCGACCGCGGCATGGTCGCCGACCTCAACGTGCACTGGGACGTCGCGGCCGACGGAACGCCGAAGCCCCATGCCCACGTGATGCTCACGATGCGCGAGGCGAGCCCCGAGGGGTTCGGCCAGAAGGCGCGCGCGTGGAACCGGACAGAGCTGCTCGTGAGCTGGCGCGAAGCCTGGGCGGACCATGTGAACGCGCGGCTGGCTGCGCTCGACATCGATGCCGCCGTCGATCACCGCAGCCTCAAGGACCAGGGGATCGATCTCGAGCCGCAGAACAAGGTGGGCGCCGCAGCCTCGGGTCGCGCCGAACGCGGCGAGCTTGCGGAGCGTCTCGCGGAGCACCGCGAGATCGCGCGCCGGAACGGCGAAGTGCTCGCGGCGACTCCGTCGGTCGGCCTCGATGCGATCAGCCGCCAGCAGAGCACCTTCACCGACCACGACCTGATGCGCTTTGCGCACCGGCACACCGACGACGCCGAGCAGTTCCAGCGGGCGCTATCGGCGATGCGGACCTCGCCCGAGCGGGTCGCGCTGGGCAAGGACGGCGCCGGGCGTGAACGGTTCACGACGCGGGACATGCTCGCCGTCGAGCAGCGGCTGGAAGACGCGGCCGAGCGGCTGGCCGGCCGCAGCGGCCATGGCGTCGACGGCGCGGGTCCGTACGGGCGGGCCGCGGCGCTCGGGTCCGAGCAGGCGGCGGCGCTGGCCCACGTCACCTCGGGCCATGACCTCGCGCTGGTCGTGGGCTACGCCGGATCCGGCAAGAGCGCGATGCTGGGCGCGGCGCGCGACGCCTGGGAGGCGCAGGGGCTGACCGTCTGTGGCGCGGCGCTTTCGGGCATCGCGGGCGAGAGCCTCGAAGGTGGTTCCGGCATCCGCTCGCGCACGCTCGCCAGCCTGGAGCACAGCTGGGCGAACGACCGCGACCGGCTTGGCCCGAACGACGTCTTGGTGGTCGATGAGGCGGGGATGGTCGGGTCGCGCCAGATGGAACGTGTCCTCGGCGCCGCGGAGCGCGCCGGCGCCAAGGTGGTGCTGGTCGGTGATGTCGAGCAGCTCCAGGCCATCGAAGCCGGCGCCGCTTTCCGCGCCCTGGCCGAACGCCACGGGGCGGCCGAGATCACCGAGGTCCGCCGGCAGACCGCGGACTGGCAGCGGCAGGCGACGCGGGAGTTCGCCACCGGCCGCACGTCCCAGGCGCTCGAGCGCTACGCCGAGCAAGGCGCGGTCGTCGAACATGCGACGCGGGCCGAGGCGCGGGCGGGCGTCGTGGCGGGCTGGGACCAGGCCCGCGCCGCGCATCCCGATGCGCGCCAGATCATACTCGCGCACACCCGGGCCGACGTCGCCGAGCTGAATGGACTGGCGCGACAACGCCTGAGGGCCAGTGGTCACCTTGGAGAAGACCACCTCATCGAAACGGAGCGCGGCGAACGCGCCTTCGCGGTGGGGGACCGCGTCATGTTCCTGCGCAACGAGCGGTCGCTCGGCGTCAAGAATGGCTCATTGGGCGTCGTCGAGCAGATCGAAGGCGGCAGCCTGGCGGTCCGGCTCGACGGCCCCGACGCGCGGGTGATCGCCTTCTCGACCTGGGCGTACGCGCACATCGACCACGGCTATGCGGCCACGATCCACAAGAGCCAGGGGGTGACGGTGGACCGCGCTCACTTGCTGGCGACCGGCGGCCTCGACCGCCATGCGACCTATGTCGCCATGACCCGCCATCGCACGGAGGCGATCCTGCACTATGCGCGGGAGGACTTCCGCAGCCGCGGCGAGCTGACCTCGACGCTGAGCAGGGAGCGGCCCAAGGACACGACCCTCGACTATCTGGACCGCTACGCCGCTCGACGGGGGCTGGAGCCGGAAGGGCCCGCCACGCGGCGCGCCGATCGCTTCGTGGCGGCTTGGAACGAAGCCAAACGGCAGGCCGCGAGGGCCGGCGATGATGTGGCCGCCCAACGGGCTGCGGACCGCTTCTTCGGCGCCTTGGCTGTCCAACTACACCGGGATCCGGAACTCCGGCAGGCGCTGGCCTCGCGACGGAGCGAGCTCGGACTGGAGCGCGGCCGCCCCCAACGCCGTCTGGGCGACGATCTGTTGAGGGCCGTCGGACGCGACCGCGGTCTGGATCGCGAACGGTGA